One Actinomycetota bacterium DNA segment encodes these proteins:
- a CDS encoding NlpC/P60 family protein translates to MATAALFWHPISSRPIRGAQLLALAGAMVAPLVLWPRSRTIRAASAAALIVPVVLLALPAREARVSTLRASSVEQMQSFEGVRYVWGGEARTGVDCSGLVRQGLLRAALRRGIRTLDGGLVRRAASIWWNDASARALAQGHLGQTRVVMEAASLNSVATDRLLPGDFAVTRDGVHALAYVDGNRWISADPNLGGVATVRTPTDMRWFNVPVRIVRWRTLDS, encoded by the coding sequence GTGGCGACGGCAGCCCTGTTCTGGCACCCGATCAGCAGCCGCCCGATCCGGGGCGCCCAGCTCCTCGCTCTTGCGGGGGCCATGGTGGCACCGCTGGTGCTATGGCCCCGGTCGCGGACCATCCGGGCGGCGTCCGCAGCCGCCTTGATCGTCCCGGTCGTCCTCCTGGCCCTTCCCGCGCGGGAGGCGCGGGTGTCCACGCTGAGGGCTTCCTCGGTCGAACAGATGCAGTCCTTTGAGGGGGTGCGCTACGTGTGGGGCGGCGAGGCCCGCACGGGCGTCGACTGCTCGGGGCTGGTCCGTCAGGGCCTGCTGCGGGCGGCCCTGCGACGCGGGATCCGGACCCTCGACGGCGGACTGGTCCGTCGCGCCGCCTCGATCTGGTGGAACGACGCCTCGGCCCGCGCCCTCGCGCAGGGGCACCTCGGACAGACGAGAGTGGTCATGGAGGCCGCAAGCTTGAACTCGGTCGCCACGGACCGCCTGCTGCCCGGGGACTTCGCGGTCACCCGCGACGGCGTACATGCTCTTGCCTACGTGGACGGCAACCGGTGGATCTCAGCGGACCCGAACCTGGGGGGCGTCGCCACGGTCCGGACGCCCACGGACATGCGGTGGTTCAACGTCCCGGTCCGGATCGTCCGCTGGCGCACGCTGGACTCCTGA
- the pgsA gene encoding CDP-diacylglycerol--glycerol-3-phosphate 3-phosphatidyltransferase, with product MTLQADPRRVRRLNLANAFTFLRVGLVPVFAWLLLVREPPLPVLAAVVFAVAAATDGLDGYVARRLDLVTGLGQFLDPLADKLLVGTALGALAVAGRIPWGAALVILFREVAVSVLRVVLARRGRSLPASSMGKAKTVLQIIAVVALTALPRQHRLSVGLLALAVGVTVISGCQYFADARGGRAGVPWS from the coding sequence GTGACCCTGCAGGCTGACCCGCGGAGGGTACGGAGGCTGAACCTGGCCAACGCCTTCACCTTCCTGCGCGTGGGTTTGGTGCCGGTGTTCGCATGGCTGCTGCTGGTGAGGGAGCCGCCCCTTCCGGTCCTGGCAGCGGTGGTGTTTGCGGTCGCGGCGGCGACCGACGGCCTCGACGGGTACGTGGCCAGGCGACTGGACCTTGTGACGGGGCTGGGCCAGTTTCTGGACCCTCTCGCGGACAAGCTGCTCGTGGGCACCGCCCTGGGCGCTCTGGCCGTCGCCGGCCGGATCCCCTGGGGTGCCGCCCTGGTCATCCTGTTTCGCGAGGTGGCCGTGTCCGTTCTGCGTGTGGTGCTCGCCCGCAGGGGGCGGTCGCTGCCGGCCTCGTCGATGGGCAAGGCCAAGACCGTCCTGCAGATCATCGCCGTCGTGGCGTTGACGGCCCTTCCGCGCCAGCACCGCCTTTCGGTGGGGCTGCTGGCGCTGGCGGTCGGGGTGACGGTGATCTCGGGCTGCCAGTACTTCGCGGATGCGCGCGGTGGCCGGGCGGGAGTCCCCTGGAGCTGA
- a CDS encoding EVE domain-containing protein gives MAHWLLKTEPHSFSIDDLQRMGESPWDGVRSYQARNNLMAMRQGDLAFVYHSSCEVPGVAGVCEVVREAYADHSAWDPNSPYHDPRSSPDRPRWFMPDVRFVSRLPRLVSLSELRAVDELEGMVLLRRGSRLSVQPVSDREWDIVLALGSN, from the coding sequence GTGGCCCACTGGTTGCTCAAGACAGAACCCCACTCCTTTTCCATCGACGACCTGCAGCGGATGGGGGAGTCGCCCTGGGACGGGGTCCGCAGCTACCAGGCCCGCAACAACCTGATGGCGATGAGGCAGGGCGATCTCGCCTTCGTCTACCACTCCAGCTGTGAGGTACCCGGAGTGGCCGGCGTCTGCGAGGTCGTGCGCGAAGCCTACGCCGACCACAGCGCGTGGGACCCGAACTCGCCGTACCACGACCCCCGGTCCTCGCCTGACCGGCCCCGGTGGTTCATGCCCGACGTGCGTTTCGTGTCCCGGCTCCCGAGGCTCGTCTCATTGAGCGAGCTGCGCGCGGTCGACGAGCTGGAGGGGATGGTCCTTCTCCGGCGGGGTTCGCGCTTGTCGGTGCAGCCGGTCAGCGACCGGGAGTGGGACATCGTCCTGGCGCTGGGGTCAAACTAG
- the recA gene encoding recombinase RecA, with the protein MDKDKSLETALSQIERQFGKGAVMRLGDHAQRLTVESIPTGSMGLDIALGVGGLPRGRIIELFGPESSGKTTVALQVIAEAQKLGDVAAFVDAEHALDPAYARNIGVDIDSLLVSQPDTGEQALEIADMLIRSGAVGVLVVDSVAALVPRAEIEGEMGDTHVGLQARLMSQAMRKLTASVSKSSTCVIFINQIREKVGVMFGSPEVTPGGRALKFYSSVRLDVRRIESLKDGADFIGNRVRAKVVKNKCAPPFKTCEFDIIFGKGISKEGSLLDVAVERGIVKKSGAWFTFEGEQLGQGRENAKVFLGDNSDIARGIEALIKAQLAPVVEVDPVMNGELEPAPA; encoded by the coding sequence ATGGACAAAGACAAGTCTCTGGAGACGGCGCTGAGTCAGATCGAGCGCCAGTTCGGCAAGGGTGCAGTGATGAGACTGGGCGACCACGCCCAGCGGCTTACGGTGGAGTCGATCCCCACCGGCTCGATGGGCCTGGACATAGCTCTGGGTGTTGGCGGGCTGCCCCGCGGGCGGATCATCGAGCTTTTCGGCCCGGAGAGCTCCGGCAAGACAACCGTGGCCCTCCAGGTGATAGCGGAGGCCCAGAAGCTGGGCGACGTGGCGGCTTTCGTCGACGCGGAGCACGCTCTGGACCCTGCGTACGCGCGCAACATCGGGGTCGATATCGACTCGCTTCTGGTCTCCCAGCCGGACACCGGAGAGCAGGCGCTGGAGATAGCGGACATGCTCATCCGGTCCGGTGCCGTCGGCGTCCTGGTGGTGGACTCGGTGGCCGCCCTGGTTCCGCGGGCCGAGATAGAAGGCGAGATGGGTGACACCCATGTCGGGCTGCAGGCGAGGCTGATGTCGCAGGCGATGCGGAAGCTGACGGCCTCTGTGTCCAAGTCGTCCACGTGCGTGATCTTCATCAACCAGATCCGGGAGAAGGTCGGTGTCATGTTCGGCTCCCCGGAGGTCACCCCCGGGGGCCGGGCGCTGAAGTTCTACTCGTCGGTTCGGCTGGACGTCCGCCGGATCGAGTCCCTCAAGGACGGAGCGGACTTCATCGGCAACAGGGTCAGGGCCAAGGTCGTTAAGAACAAGTGCGCCCCGCCGTTCAAGACCTGCGAGTTCGACATCATCTTCGGCAAGGGGATCTCCAAGGAGGGGTCACTGCTGGACGTGGCCGTCGAGCGTGGCATCGTGAAGAAGTCGGGTGCCTGGTTCACTTTCGAGGGCGAGCAGCTGGGACAGGGCCGGGAGAACGCCAAGGTGTTCCTCGGCGACAATTCCGACATCGCCCGCGGGATCGAGGCCCTCATCAAGGCGCAGCTGGCACCGGTCGTCGAGGTCGACCCGGTGATGAACGGCGAGCTGGAGCCGGCTCCCGCCTGA
- a CDS encoding RodZ domain-containing protein, with the protein MTTQTIGRTLRVERERKRLSLETISRATMVRADYLQLIDDDRLEQLPSGAYAKGFIRAYANYLGMDPQPFMREYDETFSGGPELSAVARGPVRVPQPAHPRAWRNAAATAAAALVILGLVGGFRSLDEPANPPGESLRPASAQRATVPSPAASVLGAVVRVEVTDGETWVTAAADGEQLFDQLMVQGERKTFHAEEAVDLVVGNPEAVKLYANGVELDPPLQDVYKATFTPDTTSLPPSQAL; encoded by the coding sequence ATGACCACGCAGACTATCGGCCGTACCCTGCGCGTGGAGCGAGAGCGCAAGAGGCTCTCGCTCGAAACCATCTCCCGAGCGACGATGGTTCGCGCCGACTATCTCCAGCTCATAGACGACGACCGCCTCGAACAACTGCCGTCGGGGGCCTACGCCAAGGGGTTTATCCGCGCCTATGCCAACTACCTCGGCATGGATCCCCAGCCGTTTATGCGTGAGTACGACGAGACTTTCTCCGGTGGGCCCGAGCTGTCCGCGGTGGCCCGGGGGCCGGTCCGGGTCCCCCAGCCGGCGCACCCCCGCGCTTGGCGCAATGCTGCGGCGACCGCGGCGGCGGCTCTGGTGATCCTGGGACTGGTAGGAGGGTTCCGTTCCCTGGACGAGCCGGCGAACCCCCCCGGCGAAAGCCTGCGGCCTGCGTCGGCCCAGAGGGCGACCGTCCCCTCGCCGGCCGCCAGCGTTCTCGGAGCGGTGGTGCGGGTTGAGGTGACCGACGGCGAGACCTGGGTGACGGCCGCAGCCGACGGAGAGCAGCTGTTCGACCAGCTGATGGTGCAGGGCGAGAGAAAGACGTTCCACGCCGAGGAGGCGGTCGACCTCGTCGTAGGCAACCCGGAGGCGGTAAAGCTGTATGCCAACGGCGTGGAGCTCGACCCCCCGCTGCAGGACGTCTACAAGGCCACGTTCACCCCCGACACCACCTCGCTGCCTCCCTCCCAGGCGCTCTGA
- the rimO gene encoding 30S ribosomal protein S12 methylthiotransferase RimO has translation MTRRVFIRTLGCPKNEADSEHLRGMLERSGYKTVSDPARADVVIVNTCSFIEASRRESVDAILDEAARRRDGQALVVAGCLVERYGEKMADELPEVDAFMSLGSYGRTVQVVDDALRGVKQRCFDPGKVPLELDRPAVPEGATAFLKISEGCDRVCTFCAIPAIRGPHRSRRPEAIEEELRWLASCGVKEVILVGQDMSLYGRDLSGRWMLPALLRRLGQVEGIRWMRMLYQYPRFVDDRLLQAMADTPSAVAYLDLSLQHASGRLLRRMKRWGDADRFLAMIGRIREVLPDAVLRSAFIVGFPGETERDVEELAAFMQEARIDWAGFFSYSREEGTEAGAFRRGLVPRAVANRRSESLTALQSEIAEAKRAQLVGRRVEVLVEDRSGTMVTGRTWREAPEVDGVVTVRAARAARRGDFIEATVTETDGVDLVASAGERRAVALPVRTAASSR, from the coding sequence ATGACCCGCCGCGTGTTCATCCGCACCCTCGGCTGCCCCAAGAACGAGGCCGACTCGGAGCACCTGCGCGGAATGCTCGAGCGATCCGGCTACAAGACCGTCTCGGACCCCGCGCGCGCCGACGTCGTCATCGTGAACACGTGCTCGTTCATCGAGGCTTCTCGACGCGAGTCCGTCGACGCGATCCTCGACGAGGCGGCTCGCAGGCGCGACGGGCAGGCACTGGTGGTGGCCGGATGCCTCGTGGAACGGTACGGCGAGAAGATGGCCGACGAGCTGCCGGAGGTCGACGCCTTTATGAGCCTGGGCTCCTACGGCAGGACCGTGCAGGTCGTGGACGACGCGCTGCGCGGTGTGAAGCAGCGGTGCTTCGACCCCGGCAAGGTCCCGCTCGAGCTCGACCGGCCCGCCGTCCCGGAGGGGGCCACAGCCTTTCTGAAGATCTCCGAGGGCTGCGACCGTGTCTGCACCTTCTGCGCGATCCCCGCGATCCGCGGGCCACACCGCTCGCGGCGTCCCGAGGCGATCGAGGAGGAGTTGAGGTGGCTCGCGTCCTGCGGGGTGAAAGAGGTCATCCTGGTCGGGCAGGACATGTCCCTGTACGGCCGGGACCTCTCCGGACGCTGGATGCTCCCGGCCCTCCTGCGGCGGCTGGGGCAGGTCGAAGGCATCCGCTGGATGCGGATGCTGTATCAGTACCCGCGTTTCGTGGACGACCGGCTGCTTCAGGCCATGGCGGACACTCCTTCGGCCGTCGCCTACCTCGACCTGTCCCTGCAGCACGCATCCGGGCGCCTGCTAAGGCGCATGAAGAGATGGGGTGACGCCGACCGCTTTCTGGCGATGATCGGCAGAATCCGGGAAGTCCTGCCCGACGCGGTCCTGCGGTCGGCGTTCATCGTGGGCTTCCCGGGCGAGACCGAGCGCGACGTCGAGGAGCTCGCGGCCTTTATGCAGGAGGCTCGGATCGACTGGGCCGGCTTCTTCTCCTATTCTCGCGAGGAGGGCACGGAGGCGGGGGCTTTCAGGCGGGGGCTCGTCCCGCGTGCCGTCGCCAACCGCAGGTCGGAGTCTTTAACGGCGCTCCAGTCCGAGATCGCCGAGGCAAAGCGGGCTCAGCTCGTGGGCCGTCGGGTGGAGGTGCTCGTCGAGGACCGTTCGGGCACGATGGTCACCGGACGCACATGGCGCGAGGCGCCGGAAGTGGACGGCGTCGTCACCGTACGCGCCGCCCGCGCCGCGCGCAGGGGCGACTTCATAGAGGCGACAGTCACTGAGACCGACGGCGTGGACCTTGTGGCTTCCGCGGGTGAGCGACGGGCTGTGGCCCTGCCGGTGCGGACGGCGGCGTCCTCTCGGTGA
- the rny gene encoding ribonuclease Y produces the protein MDILIASLVCLLIGTGLGVALRKWSTGRRVESAEGRASQLLEQAELKAREQTSTSVAQAQKQSEDFRRQVERELSLLRTELERREKTVTGLEGAVEARATTLDRREQKQEQRESEFAQREQDLERQRDQMTGAAERARKALEQVAGLSAAEAKAQLIKQIEDEAKRDALSIVRDFETRAREEAERRARKIVVTAIQRLGSEQAQEASVSVLQLPSEDMKGRIIGREGRNIRHFEQVTGVNLIIDDTPEAVLLSCFDPVRREVGRLTLEALVSDGRIHPARIEEQFDRARAQVEGEIKSAGEDAILDVGLTSVNPELVRALGRLKYRYSYGQNVLRHSIEASHVAGMIAAELGSDVKLAKRCTLFHDIGKAVAHEVEGSHAFVGAELARRLGEPGPVVHAIEAHHGEIEPRTLEAVIAQAADAISGSRPGARRESFEAYVKRLQRLEEIATSFEGVEKCYAMQAGREVRVMVSPGDVDDVGAQVMAREIAKKIEEELQYPGQIRVVVLREIRSVEYAR, from the coding sequence GTGGACATACTCATCGCATCCCTCGTCTGCCTTCTCATAGGAACCGGGCTGGGCGTAGCCCTGAGGAAGTGGTCGACCGGCCGCAGGGTCGAATCGGCTGAAGGGCGCGCCTCGCAGCTTCTCGAACAGGCCGAGCTCAAGGCCCGGGAGCAGACCAGCACCTCGGTCGCCCAGGCACAGAAGCAGAGCGAAGATTTCCGCAGGCAGGTCGAGCGGGAGCTTTCTCTGCTTCGCACAGAGCTCGAGCGGCGGGAAAAGACGGTCACGGGTCTGGAGGGGGCGGTCGAGGCTAGAGCCACGACGCTCGACCGGCGGGAGCAGAAGCAGGAGCAGCGGGAGAGCGAGTTCGCTCAACGGGAACAGGATCTGGAGCGCCAGCGCGACCAGATGACCGGCGCGGCCGAACGGGCCAGAAAGGCGTTGGAGCAGGTCGCGGGGCTGTCCGCGGCAGAGGCCAAGGCCCAGCTGATCAAGCAGATCGAGGACGAGGCCAAGCGGGATGCCCTGTCGATCGTACGTGACTTCGAGACACGCGCCAGGGAGGAGGCGGAGCGCAGGGCTCGCAAGATCGTGGTGACGGCCATTCAGAGGCTCGGCTCCGAGCAGGCTCAGGAGGCGTCCGTGTCCGTCCTGCAGCTTCCGTCGGAGGACATGAAGGGCCGCATCATCGGCCGCGAGGGGCGCAACATCCGCCACTTCGAGCAGGTGACGGGCGTGAACCTGATCATCGACGACACGCCGGAGGCGGTGCTGCTGTCGTGCTTTGACCCGGTGCGCCGCGAGGTGGGACGCCTGACCCTGGAGGCGCTGGTGTCCGACGGTCGTATCCACCCCGCTCGCATCGAGGAGCAGTTCGACCGGGCGAGGGCCCAGGTGGAGGGAGAGATCAAGTCCGCGGGCGAGGACGCGATCCTGGACGTGGGACTGACCAGCGTCAACCCCGAACTGGTCAGGGCGCTCGGACGGCTCAAGTACCGGTACAGCTACGGACAGAACGTGCTGCGCCACTCCATCGAGGCATCCCACGTCGCGGGGATGATCGCCGCGGAGCTGGGTTCGGACGTGAAGCTGGCCAAGCGGTGCACCCTGTTTCACGACATAGGCAAGGCCGTGGCGCACGAGGTCGAGGGTTCACACGCGTTCGTGGGGGCCGAGCTGGCCAGGCGACTGGGGGAGCCGGGGCCGGTGGTCCATGCCATCGAGGCCCACCACGGGGAGATCGAGCCCCGGACCCTGGAGGCGGTCATAGCCCAGGCCGCCGATGCCATCTCCGGGAGCCGTCCCGGGGCGCGGCGGGAGAGCTTTGAGGCCTACGTCAAGCGCCTGCAGCGGCTGGAGGAGATCGCGACCAGCTTTGAAGGCGTGGAGAAGTGCTACGCGATGCAGGCCGGGCGGGAAGTCCGGGTCATGGTGTCCCCGGGCGACGTCGATGACGTGGGGGCCCAGGTGATGGCCAGGGAGATCGCGAAGAAAATCGAGGAGGAACTCCAGTACCCGGGGCAGATCCGGGTGGTCGTCCTCCGGGAGATTCGGTCGGTGGAGTACGCCAGGTAA
- a CDS encoding CinA family nicotinamide mononucleotide deamidase-related protein, translated as MTAVIVCIGDELLSGVVVNSNAAMIGDLLSRRGVRVVREVSVGDDEDAIVEVLSSAAAAASTVVVTGGLGPTDDDRTRHALARLTGAALVRDEPAVTALRERFARWGREMPDSNLRQADMPAGATAIPNPIGTAPGIRIERQDCVLYAIPGVPREARRMMDEQVLPDLYSRGVVGEAVRTLEISCVGIPEAELGERLADLAASPNPALAFLPSGGQVRLRFVARGSAADELAKLLAEAEATVRQRCGSAVFGTDGQTLEAVVGLLLAGAGLTVATAESCTAGLVASRLASVPGASAYLRGGLVAYHEEVKAHGLGVSRSLIEAAGPVSGEVALEMARGARYALGADLGLSVTCSAGPEPQGGAEVGTTFLAVSGATGAGVVRGLRLPGERQQVCELAATFALDLLRLHLLGERPR; from the coding sequence GTGACGGCGGTCATCGTGTGCATCGGCGACGAGCTGCTCTCGGGCGTGGTCGTGAACTCCAACGCGGCGATGATCGGAGACCTCCTGTCGCGCCGCGGCGTCCGGGTCGTGCGTGAGGTGTCCGTCGGAGACGACGAGGACGCCATAGTCGAGGTCCTTTCCTCAGCGGCCGCGGCCGCGTCCACGGTCGTGGTGACGGGGGGCCTGGGGCCTACCGACGACGACCGCACCAGACACGCCCTGGCGCGGCTGACGGGCGCAGCGCTGGTGCGCGACGAGCCGGCCGTGACCGCGCTGCGGGAGCGGTTCGCGCGCTGGGGCCGGGAGATGCCGGACTCGAACCTGCGCCAGGCGGACATGCCCGCCGGCGCGACGGCCATACCCAATCCCATAGGGACGGCCCCGGGCATCCGCATTGAGCGGCAGGACTGCGTCCTGTACGCCATACCGGGGGTCCCGCGCGAGGCGAGACGGATGATGGACGAACAGGTCCTTCCCGACCTCTACTCCCGGGGGGTCGTGGGGGAAGCCGTGCGGACCCTGGAGATCTCCTGCGTGGGGATACCCGAGGCGGAGCTGGGCGAGCGGCTGGCCGACCTCGCCGCCTCACCCAATCCCGCACTCGCCTTTCTGCCTTCCGGCGGTCAGGTCAGGCTGCGGTTCGTAGCGCGGGGATCCGCTGCGGACGAGCTGGCCAAGCTGCTCGCGGAGGCCGAGGCCACCGTCCGGCAGCGATGCGGCTCGGCGGTGTTCGGAACGGACGGGCAGACGCTGGAGGCGGTCGTCGGACTGCTGCTGGCCGGCGCCGGACTGACCGTCGCCACGGCTGAGTCCTGCACCGCCGGACTGGTGGCGTCGCGACTGGCGTCGGTCCCCGGAGCGTCGGCATACCTGCGCGGGGGCCTTGTGGCCTATCACGAGGAGGTCAAGGCGCACGGGCTGGGAGTGTCGCGGTCCCTGATCGAGGCGGCCGGCCCCGTGTCCGGAGAGGTCGCGCTGGAGATGGCCCGCGGAGCCCGCTACGCCCTCGGAGCCGACCTCGGACTGTCCGTGACCTGTTCCGCGGGTCCGGAGCCGCAGGGAGGTGCAGAGGTCGGGACCACATTCCTGGCTGTTTCCGGGGCGACGGGGGCCGGGGTCGTGCGGGGTCTCCGGCTGCCCGGCGAGCGCCAGCAGGTGTGCGAGCTCGCGGCGACGTTCGCCCTGGACCTGCTGAGACTTCACCTGCTCGGGGAGCGACCTCGATGA
- the miaB gene encoding tRNA (N6-isopentenyl adenosine(37)-C2)-methylthiotransferase MiaB, whose protein sequence is MTRTYYLQSFGCQMNEHDSERMAGLLEVAGYRRVQDAEDADVAVFNTCAIRENADNRLYGHLGKLKPVKQKTGLKIAVGGCLAEKDRDGIRDRAPWVDVVFGTRNIDRLPALLASVERAGVPVVELAEAFEMFPSALPARRGSAFHAWVAIQYGCNNSCSFCIVPHVRGREVSRPPAEVVEEVRRLVDDGITEVSLLGQNVNSYGRDIAGRPIFSSLLYSLDEIPGLRRVRYTSPHPKDFKQDTARAMAECASVCEHLHFPVQSGSDSCLRRMKRAYSRRTYLDKVAMARELIPGLAMTTDIIVGFPEETEDEFEDTMSLVEEVRFDSAYMFQYSPRPFTAAAEFAGQVPKGVVQRRFDRLVRAQERISLDKNRELLGVTVEATVELAASKTDAERATGRTRTNKLIHVAADGPEPGQMVRARVVDAHAHYLAGTTV, encoded by the coding sequence ATGACCCGGACCTACTACCTGCAGTCCTTCGGCTGCCAGATGAACGAGCACGACTCGGAGCGGATGGCGGGGCTGCTGGAGGTGGCCGGGTACCGCAGGGTCCAGGATGCTGAGGACGCAGACGTCGCCGTGTTCAACACCTGCGCCATCCGCGAGAACGCGGACAACCGCCTCTACGGGCATCTGGGCAAGCTCAAGCCCGTGAAGCAGAAGACGGGGCTGAAAATCGCCGTCGGCGGATGCCTCGCCGAGAAGGACCGTGACGGGATCCGCGACCGCGCTCCCTGGGTCGACGTGGTGTTCGGTACGCGCAACATCGACCGGCTGCCGGCTCTGCTGGCATCGGTGGAGCGGGCCGGAGTTCCCGTGGTCGAACTGGCTGAGGCGTTCGAAATGTTCCCGTCGGCGCTTCCTGCGCGACGTGGGTCCGCCTTTCACGCTTGGGTGGCCATCCAGTACGGGTGCAACAACTCCTGCTCGTTCTGCATCGTGCCCCACGTCCGGGGCCGCGAGGTGTCCAGGCCCCCGGCGGAAGTGGTCGAGGAGGTGCGCCGCCTGGTGGACGACGGGATCACCGAGGTCTCGCTGCTCGGCCAGAACGTCAATTCCTACGGCCGGGACATCGCCGGACGCCCCATCTTCTCGTCGTTGCTGTACTCGCTGGATGAGATCCCCGGCCTCCGGCGCGTCCGATACACGTCTCCTCACCCCAAGGACTTCAAACAGGACACCGCGCGGGCCATGGCCGAGTGCGCCAGCGTCTGCGAGCACCTGCATTTCCCGGTCCAGTCGGGGTCGGACAGCTGTCTGCGGCGCATGAAGCGGGCGTACTCGCGCCGCACCTACCTGGACAAGGTCGCCATGGCCCGCGAGCTGATTCCGGGGCTGGCGATGACCACCGACATCATCGTGGGGTTTCCCGAGGAGACCGAGGACGAGTTCGAGGACACGATGTCGCTCGTGGAAGAGGTCCGGTTCGACTCCGCCTACATGTTCCAGTACTCACCGAGGCCCTTTACGGCCGCCGCCGAATTCGCCGGGCAGGTGCCGAAGGGCGTTGTCCAGAGGCGCTTTGACCGGTTGGTGAGGGCCCAGGAGCGGATCTCCCTTGATAAGAACCGCGAGCTCCTGGGGGTCACTGTCGAGGCGACCGTGGAGCTTGCTGCGTCGAAGACCGATGCCGAGCGTGCCACCGGCAGAACCCGCACCAACAAGCTCATCCACGTGGCAGCGGATGGCCCGGAGCCTGGACAAATGGTGCGGGCGCGGGTGGTGGACGCGCACGCGCACTACCTGGCCGGGACCACGGTCTGA
- the thpR gene encoding RNA 2',3'-cyclic phosphodiesterase encodes MRLFVAVDPPGDIKSALERDVVGPLRQELPAARWTRSDGRHLTLKFLGEVDDSRVAEVAGAVRDAARRHTPFDAAFDRIGGFPNLRRPRVVWVGIGPGAEPMSALAASVEEGLEDLGFEPEGRPFRPHLTLARFKVPDRVSELPDIAVPSDTFTVRGVVLFRSQLRREGTAYTPLDELPLGE; translated from the coding sequence GTGAGGCTGTTCGTCGCTGTGGACCCTCCGGGCGATATCAAGTCGGCCTTGGAGCGCGACGTCGTCGGTCCGCTGCGACAGGAGCTCCCGGCGGCGAGATGGACGCGCAGCGACGGCCGGCACCTGACCCTGAAGTTCCTGGGGGAGGTGGACGACTCGCGGGTCGCAGAGGTGGCGGGGGCGGTGCGAGACGCGGCCCGGCGCCACACTCCGTTCGATGCCGCCTTCGACAGGATCGGGGGGTTCCCCAACCTCAGGCGACCGAGGGTGGTCTGGGTGGGCATCGGACCGGGGGCCGAGCCCATGTCGGCTCTTGCGGCATCGGTGGAGGAGGGACTGGAGGACCTCGGGTTCGAGCCGGAAGGACGTCCGTTCAGGCCGCACCTGACACTGGCCCGGTTCAAGGTCCCCGACCGTGTCTCGGAGCTGCCGGACATCGCTGTCCCGTCGGACACCTTTACCGTGCGGGGGGTGGTGCTGTTCAGGTCGCAGCTTCGACGTGAGGGGACGGCGTACACGCCCCTGGATGAGCTCCCGCTGGGGGAGTGA